From Quercus lobata isolate SW786 chromosome 11, ValleyOak3.0 Primary Assembly, whole genome shotgun sequence:
TGTCATCCACACTAGCCTAAATAGTAGAAACACCTCCAAAAGTCTTCCTTCATGATCAAGAAGTGGCAGAAGAAGatgctgataggacaagtatcctCCTAAATCTAGCTAAGAGCATTACAGCTGAAGAGGGGGAGGATGGgtataaaaggaggaggaggataACAAGAAAGgggatccaaaaaaaaaatgtgaggaaGAACGAGAGAGAAAGTGATAGTAGTCCTAACTTGTATCTCCCCTCTAGAGCTTCTATACACACCTCAAGAAACCGATTTTTCATCAATACAAGAGTCCATTACTATTGTCTTCATTTCCAATCATTTGTCTAATTTTCCTATTGTGGAATTTCACCCCTCCTAGTAAGAAATTAATTGTGTTGATAAAAAAAGCCTAAGCCAATTCAGTTTGCTATGTGTTTTGGACCCTGTAAAAAGTGAAGGCTCTCTCTAAATAAAACTCTGTGTTTTATTGAAGAAAACTGAGCAATACAATCCacataattgaataaaatacaATAGCCTAGCTATTTATATACAAGAGCTATCtaataaaactaaagaaaaactaatttcCACTTTTGAAGGGAAAAGTGGTTACAAGCTTATACTATAACTACCTATGATTACAAGAATTTATATCACAACCTTATCTCCCTAAGCCACGTGGCAGCAATTCCTCATAAATGTGTATAAACAAGTCATGGTAAGGTATGGCTTCTATTGTCTCCATTAAGTAGCTCATGTCCATTACCTCATGCTCTGCCCTTGGGATTGTGGTCTTGTACCCAAAATTTCCATCTTAAAAGAGCCTTTATGCTCTAGCTGACTGTGGTCTAACCTTTCcgcttttaccattttttggcCTAAAACATATAGCTGACCCTAAGTGACTGGCCTTGTCTACTACAACAACCAAATGCAGGTTCCAAGGGTCTGTCATGTCTAGGAAACATCAACCGATGAATTTAGGCCACTCCACTTTCCAAATTATGTAAAAGCAAGCCAACCCTCTTATCCAATTAAAACAAATCTAACCATAACTTGTTTGATTGAGACCTTGGGATTCAAAGCCTCTTCTATTGACCAAAAACTAGTCACTTAGAGCACCCCAAACTCAATACAAAAGGCTCCAATCAGATTCAAAATGGAGAAACCACGTTTTCCCCCACAGAACTAAAACTTAAGACCAACCACGTTCTACCGCCAAGCTTGAAACTTTAGAGTAAAAGCCCATTCAACCAACtaacattctcacaattctaaaatttaggGGTAGAAATATGGGTACAGGAGAAccctccctctcttcctcacaacctctctTAATTTCCTCTTCTCGCTGATTATGAGTCGAAGTTTCGGACCTGTGTACTTTTTCtgcattttcttgtatttcagttatgatatttttgtttctctcttgtTAAAGTACCATTAGcctttttttcaatatatatttgaaattttgggcTTAATTCTCCACAAATAAACATTTCTAAAGAACCCAAGGTAACATTTGggctaattttgcatttttttcccttgtCGCAAAAACGCCCTCGACACCATGCAAATATGGTTATCTAGTTGCAGCTCCTCCCTTTATATTCCTGAGGGATCTTGATTAGGGGTGTGCGTGGGTCAGATTAGGCGGGCAAATgccaatatttctatccaatccGCCACTAGAGGGTTGGGAAAATTCCAATCCGCTACAAACCCACCAAAGTTTAAATCCGGCGGATTGGTTACAAATATTAGTGGTTTCAACTCGGCGGGTTAGGCGGCTTGGGTGGGTTGGCATTAAcaacatttaaaagaaaaaaaaattatcacaaactacaattttttattgaataatcTCAAAACATAACTAACGCACAAAAAAAAACCGAAGGTAGATTTCTTGAATAATCTCAATTCTAACATAAACATAGGGTcaatgaaaaagagatatatCATCTCTAGCAAAAGTAGGCTCTGCCTTACAACTTaggaaaattaaatcaacaaacTCAAAGTTTTAACATTTCCAAAGTCACAtcaaggattaaaaaaaaaaaaaaattagacaaagaCAAAGAATTGGATGAACTGTATTCTTATGTAATATATAACATATTTTACTTGAATATACAATGAACTACTTGAATATACAATGAACCTGCTTGCCCGAATGGCTTTACTTGTaatattatattacattttataatatataaacgGATCAAATGACATAAACCGAaataaaaaagaccaaaaatatttaaacagTAGAAGACAATAAAGCAATTACATTCCTTTGTGATTGTCGATGAAGAATTGAAATGATAAGAAATAGGCTACAAAAAGgttaaagaagaaagaggaaggGAAAGACAGTAGCTGAAGGTGAAAGCCAAAAGTGAAAGGTGAGAAGAAAAAGTGAGACCTAGAGCCACAAAGTGTATACTGTACATATGACTGAAGTAAATAGAATGGGTGGTAGGTAGAggtgtttagggtttcaatgttgactttttagattttgtttaagGAATTTTTTGAAGGCTAGTTCTGTTTAGGGAATTGATTGTTgattaattgtaaaaattaattagGTGAATTGATTAACTTTAAATACTTAACAATCtgaactaatattttttttatgtattataaTTAAGCGGGCGGATCGAGTTGTAGCAGGTTGGCAATTTTTTAATCCATAACCTAATTCAATCCGCAATTTTGGGGTCTAACTCGCCCAACCCAAACTGCCTAACTTAATGACCCGCACGGGGCGGGCGGGCGGGCTGGTCGGGTGTGAGTCGAGCTGGTTGGCGAGTTAAATGGATAttttgcacacccctaatcTTGATATTTGTCTTTTCTGGTATTCTTTGTGTGTGGTTTCTTATACAAAAAGTGCTacacacacaatttttatcatactttcgcaacaaattataggtgttATATTCATGACAAAAGAAATTGTCTCTCTGCTAATAATTTCCTAacataaattcttaaaaaaataatattaaatgcCTAATATTTGAGTATATATTTGGAATGTAACTTCTCCCTAGATATAAATTTAGGGCCAAATTCATGTAATGTCGtagttatttttaatgaaatgtatatttcattcatatcaataaaaatgatgttttatttatataatttacttattcttccatttaataaaataaatgggaTTGTTGTAACGGGATCTAAGTCATCTAACCATACTAGTGATAGAGATATTTGGGATTTGTTTGGTGGAGGTGGGGGTAGGTTACAGTTTAGTTTGATTTGTGGAAGACCCGTTTGAACTAGGCTcgatttggttttaattggaATCAGGTCTGTTTTGGGTTTATCACAAGTCATTTGCTTTTTTATGTTGATGATGCACAGAAAATCAGTAGATTGGATGCTTTAGGCTTCAATGAGCTAGTGATTACTTGGAAAgcctgaaaagaaaaagacacaaaATCAAAGGTGACTGGGGTGAACCGGTCAAAAACCCTCCGATATTTAAgttagtttttttcttcttctctagaACTCAAGAATTCCAACTTTTAGGAATAGTGAAAACTTACCATAATTTGATGTGGATAAGTCCTTATATAGTGAGCATTGGAGTGGTTACTTGTTTAGTTACTTCCTCAATGTGTGGGGAAGTTAGATGGTTCAGACTTAACTTCCACAACTGTTATAGAAGTTTGAATGTTCAATCTTATCTTCTACAACTGCCATTGGAAGTTAAGTACTTAGAAAGAAGTTATAGCGATGAACAAGGATTTTGCTCATGTTTCAAAATAGTAGCATGTGGTCTgatttacaagtttttgtagatAAATCCATTTCTGGAAATTTCCTAAGTGTTAGGGGGTCGTCTAGGCTCTTGCCTGATGTGGAGTTGGTTCAATTTTTTAGTTCACCATCATATGTGCTAATAATTATgtgtaatttttaatattaaaaacatTAATGTTGTGTTACCTAAAAAATATCATGTCATTGCTTTGTTAACTACATAGATATGAAACTAATGATAGTTAACAAAAAAAGACTAATAGcgctcattttttaaacttcaataATCAATAGCGctcatttgaaatttcaaaaatcaaaagcacTCACTCAATAAACTTCATGTTGAGTTCTAtaattttcacccaaaaaatattaataggaaaaaaaaataaaaaaaacaaattctatATGAATAATCCTCCATATAAATAAGAACACCTTTTAAtacaatcccaaaaaaaaaaaaaaaaaaaaaatctgaattttataGCAAggtcaaaagtaaaaaaaaaaaattccaactagttttttttttttttttttaggtgtagATGGAATTTTAActttaaatcttttattcaataaaaaaaaaaccttcgttttttttttttttttttctgttgaaAGATGAGAccttacctatatatatatatatatatatatatatatattcaaagagactttaacctttttttaaaaataatttttaggtaAGTCTCTTACCAATTTGGCTGGAATCTCAACACGTATGTGAAATGTTAATATTTTAGACCTTTGGTTTTTATTAGATGTAAGTCTCGGAAAAACATTGATTGGGCCGAATTTGTTATCAAGAAATTAGTGGTTGGGCCGATTAGCATAACTCTTCTTATGATTTTTATTAGATGTAGGGGTGAAAAAATTGGTTGGGccctttttgttttcaaaaaattagtgGTTGGGCCGATTGTCATTAACTCTTCTTATGATTTTTATTAGATGGATGGGTGAAAAAACATTGATTGTTTGAGAAAGGAATGGGCCTTTTTGTTCTCTAGAAATTAGTGACTGGTCCGATTAGCATTAACCTgttattaaaaagaatatataaatatatatatatatatatatatatatatatatatatatatttatatcctTATGCCGCCGTTGAGTTGTTGACACTTGAAACTTATAGTTTGCCTTCTCAACGTTACTGgtaggttttctttttctgttaaGCTGGCCTTTATTCTTCAtctcttttcctctattttctcTGTCTGTCTGTCTACTTTATAAAGTCTGTTCTAAGCGAGTGAATAACAAAGAGGTAATTCAGGTCAATCTCGTTGGAAGTAGCAGTAGTAGTAATTACGGAGTTTGTTTTAGCGGCAAAGTTTCATTCTAACGAGGCATGTTCTGAATATAGAGTCTATTGGCAGAACCTTCAGACCCCATCACTTTTTAGACCCGAATTGTATTTTAGTCCATATATATGTCTTGTTCCGTAGgctatgaattttatttatttatttaatgtcTGCCATGTATTTATGTATGCTTTTTAAGTactgtagtagtagtagtagtagagcacatataatttttatagtttatcCTAAGAAATCAAATTATCCttagaaatttatatatatagcctagtagcctttttttttttctctgcacGAAATTGTTTTCACCAGAAAACACAAACTGTTCTGTTCTGGCTGCTGTTAACATGATGTATCTCTTTGATGTTTGCTAGCTAGGTAGTTGGTGCTGAGGATCATAAGAGAATGAGTGACCATATCAGTGAATTACCTGATGACATTCTCACCAACATTCTCTCCTCTCTAACTCTAAGAGATTCTGTCAAGGCAAGGTTACTGTCACCTAGATGGAGACATATTTCAGCACCCATCTCCACTCTTCAGTTTGATCTATTTACCATGTTTGGAATTGAATATGATGAAAACAAAGGCTACTTCGATACACTGCCTGCAAATTTTGTAAATGAACTTAAGCCTAGGTTTCTCACAGCAGTTGATCAGTTTTTGCAGCAATATAGGGCTCCAAAGATAGGAACACTCAAGATTCACTTCTGTCTTGGCAATGAGTATGCTTCTCATATAGATAATTGGGTTGCCTTCGCTGCTAGAATGGAGGccaagaaaattgatttttactTCTCTTCTTTCCACCAACAGAATGAAAACTATAGTTTCCCTTGTCATTTGCTTAACTCTCACTTGAAGCATTTGCGCCTAGGAGCATGCACATTTAGACCCTCTCCTGAGCACAGAAACCTATTAAGCTCTTTGGCTACCATTGACTTGAGTAATGTAAATTTAGATACAAATAATGACGTGGAGAGTATCCTTTTAGGTTGTTTGAACCTTGAGTGCTTGGTGCTGAGAAACTGTAGGCTGCCTATGAGACTCTGCATACATGGCCATCAACTCTTCAAGCTGAAGACATTGATTGTTCACCAGAATGTCCCCCTTTTTCCATGGCATATTGAGCTTAATTCTATTGATCTTGAAACATTTGAGTTCAGGGGTTTTCTGGGAACATTCACTTTTGTTGCTGTTCCATGTCTGGAAAAagttaatatgtttttttttccagaatGCGTGGATGTCTTGCATTCGGTCTTCAATGAGCTTCCAAGCAATCTTCCTCAGCTTCAGAATTTATCATTAACTCTTGGTTCTCAAAATGTGAGTATATCATTACATATTTACAtccttttcccttctttctttattaattttgtaacattttatttttgttattttttttaggcaCTGCCTATTCCTGAAATCATGCCTACATTCACCAGTCTGAAACAATTGGAACTGTCAGTTATGGTAACAACTAGTTTTGACCTCCTCccaatcattttcattttaaatgcTTCTCCCATTCTAGAGAAATTCTATCTGAAGGTGAGCATTgttattcattgaaattttattaactttcatGTATTATGCTTCCTAATTTACAATGTTTAGTACATCCAATATCATTTTTCAACtgtttatttatcttttaagtCATTATTCAATGGTGGACAAGATATACTTCTTTGCTCTGGTTGCTTGCCACTCCCACTAAATTCCTTCACCATTTGCTTATTTTTCTCGCTTCTTTACTACAACCATAGTTTTCTATGGCAGAAACAAactcctttctctttctcatttagCTCCCATCTTCACTATCCTCATTCCTCTTAAAGCCCTAGCCCAAACTCATATGCACACACCTGACACCCCACCTTTCCCTTCTCTTTGTTTAACACAATAGTAGCACCCACATCCTTGGCCAATATGTGTGGTCATCATGGTTGTGCtggacttttttcttttcttttttttttaaagcaaatgTTGTGCTGGACTTTTGCACCAAAAATCAGGGCACCTCTTATCTTTCACAGAATTTGTATTTCAGCGATTGattttgatcttattttatGAAGAGAGTGTGTCACATGGGCTGTTGCTTTTGGAATTTGGCTATTAATTTGCCTTGACCTATTAAAAGTGAAACTATTCCTTATCTTACTGTTAAGTACGTTTCTATTGGCCCCATTGTCTTGTAATCAAATTGCTACCTCATTGTGAAATTTAATATAGAAATGTATGCGTTCATGCTACTAGATGAGGTATATAGCTTGGGgttattttatgttatattattgCATGATGTGAGATCATTGAGTTGCAATTACCCTGTCAATCTGAGTCTCTCAATATTTCCTATTGGATCTACAATCCGAATTACAGTTTGTTTCTTTACCATGTGATCGCttcaaaattttgtgtcaaaaCAACATTTGTAGAATATAATGTGCAAGTGATTCAAGTAGGCTTCATCCCATTTTCTTGCATAACGTTTCTTTAGAAGCTAGTTTATAGGCTTGTACTTGACTACTTGTAGGTTAATTAATATATGAACCAGCTCATGTCTTGCACATTACTGAGAAAACCCCcaaaatatctattttgcttTTGGCTGCCATGTTAAGGCATCGAAACCTTTGGTCCTATGGAGCCTGAAGGTCAAATTTCATGTGTATGAGTTTTCTGAGATTGATGGTGATTAGTTCTGTGATAGGGAGGTTGGTGTATGCATGAAATATGCAAGTGTTGCGAATTCAAGGTACTGTTCATGAGTGTGTAATTTAACCATAAAATGGACTCTCACCTATGGTAGGTTGTTTGATCCAACTAATAAGCATGTGTATACCTTAGTCATCCATGACCTTTGGCTAATAACCTTTGTACTAAATTATTAGCTATTGACTATGGTGTTTTTTAACTTGCAAATTTCCATTTATGGACTAACATTACCCTCTTTTGTTGGCAGTTACGTAGAATGAGTAGCAGCGGTCAAATTCAAACAAGAGATTGTTCTAATCGCCTACATTTACATTTAAAAGACATCAGAATATCTGGATTTTATGAACAATCAAATGTGATGGAGGTTGCTATTTATTTGCTGAAAAATGCTGTTGCACTTGAGCGAATGGTTGTTGATGTAAAGGATGATCTTAAGACTAGAGAAAAAGTCTACGATTTGCTAATGAAGGAAAAGGTTAATTCAAGAGTAGAGCTAATAGTTAACTATGAAAACTAAAGAGAGTAGAGCTAATCGTCCTTTGATTACCCTCTATATATTTGGATAAACATAAAACCCATTACACACTTGTGTGGATGAACAGTGTGTAATAAACATTGCCATACATATTTATGCCATACTATAAGAGGCCTTCATGAATTTACCAATGTCGTCAGACGCAGTTTATTTTGAAGTACATGAATGACTTATATATGTCTTTACATGCATGCAGAGAGtgcatatattaattttacttCTCTATGGGTTGAATTAAAATTACGCTTAGGGTAACTTTAAACAATGTTAAACTACCTAAGTAACTTTTTATGCGATAGTATGTCTAGATTTGTCATGTGAATAAAGCTTAGGACGCAACATtttgttgaggtccaaaatattacaagtattgaaatccaAAACTAATGAGCCCTCAAGGATAGCAAAGGCCAAATCCGTGAGCTAAGGCCCATTTAAAATGGGTAAAAGGAAGCCCAAGCTCATGAATAGGTAAGCCTTGGGCcttaaagaaggaagaaaaagcaAAGGAAGTTTGACCCAACCTCTATGAGAAGAACCCCCAAGGAGCCTAGAAAGAGACTGGGCTAGGTTACCGATGAGCTGCCAGAACCAGGGAGGGGATCCACAGGAAGTACAGGAAAGAATTAGCTGGGAGTTGGATAGTTCAAGGAAGCATGCTCATGGGCACAAGGAACGAAGAAAGACATGTCCCTTCAGCCGCCTGCAACTCAGAAGAAAAGGTTTTGGAAACAAATGATGACTTAGGAACCAGCACCTATGAAGGAAAGCCTGGTACCTCGAGAAGAGCAGCAAGGTGACCATGAAGTAAGGTGGCTAGGGATCTTTCAGCCTGACATGGGAAAATCTGCctatttagagaaaaaagataaatgaTGAGGCAACCAAAAGGAGGGTTCTGAAAAGTCTCTCTAGAAGCCTtggaaaaagagattaaaagtTAGCCCCTAAGACCCCCCAAAAGAGAAAGGTCAACTGGAGACTTTTTGGAGGGAAATCTCAAAAGAAGAATATAGTGAGAAAATGAGGAAATAACCAGCCACCAATGTTGCTGACACAACATTGGTTCTGGTATCTAGGACAGCAAATGAAGGGAATCAATGATACACCAAAAACCTTAGGAAGGTATAAAAGGGGAATCAAGTCATCAACAAAATTCATTTAGCAATAACTAATTAGAGTAAAAAGAAACTCATCTAAACCtcagaaaagagagaaatgaggAAAATACTGTGAGGGATCCTAAGATAAGTGCTAGAGGATACACTTGGATTCAAATTTCACAAGTCTTGGAAGCCTACAAAGAGCTATCCAAGTTTGTGacttttgaatttatttgaacCTTGTGGCATATCCCAGCAAGGAATAGGACCCAATGTactaaaaattcaatataatGACTTATCACTTTATTTTCTGAGGATCACTGACATCCCTacatactttttctttatttccttattgTTATTTAGccatttattttacaatatgtatatatttgaacATGTGGATATGTATGTGTTGTAGGGCCCATGTTTTGcacacaacttggttcgtaatcagacTAATATAGTTGTAGTGAACCAAACCCAGTCTACCAAACAACAAGTATAAAATTCTTTGGaggcccaggatccttgttTCAACTTGAGCCTGGGTACTGTCCAAAAAAGGAATCCACgcatttttacaacaatttcataataaagCGTATGTGATAAACTATTGATGGTAgataaaaatgtgatgttagtaatCAGCTTAAATGAGAATCAGTAACAATTTGCTACCTAACTTGCTTTCAAAgctttgttgtgaaattgttgtacTCGTAGCACTATTATTACTATACTAATTGTAGACTCATGTGATGCAtgagaatagataattatttGGCTAAAACGCAAAACCGATCCTCTAAGTTTCTCCATaattcatttcattcttttaacTCTCGTTCAATTTAGTtctctaagtttcaagtttattcaattaaggcctCTTTGTTAGCtttcattacaaaattttgtaaacaaaATTCTTGaacatatttttcaatcattaattggattttttcaattaaaaaattttgaagaaaaaattaaaaaattggacaattaaccacaacatataaaaaaaattgatgaaaaaaccttaattaaataaacttaaatttagaggattgaaatgaacgaaagcaaagttagaggactggaatgaattttgatgaaatataaatGGTGAGTTTTGCAGTTTAGCCTAATTATTTCGTAATTGCggtataatgtataatttgttttctaaattttgtagaaattaaacaatttctaaaataattttccatCTATCCATTTCTACAAGATACCATTTTATTATTTCGGGCATGTTTGATTGATGTTAATTCATTTTTGAGGTTgtctatatttttataaattatgtaatggttcttttttcttttttcttttttttgtgtgcaacTAAACTccttaattttcaaatatattgtttaaatttcacattttttaaagaatactaccatgataatcaaaactcataatAAAACTACTTTTAATATTACTCAAATCGTTGACAGATACATTCAATACATAGCAAATGTTgcattttgatataaatttaaatttgcaATTCCCAAAATAACTAGGTATTatgtcaaataaaaataataaacaaaagttAAAAGAGGGAGGGAGAAGGCTTATGGTGGAGAACTTAAAAAACACACCGCCAAATTGTATTAACCCCAAATAGTGTTATAAAAACACAATGATTTAGGGTCATCACAAAATTGCCCATATtacataaattgaaaaaaatactattttagccCCTATATATTAAGGCCACcatcaatttggtctctatattttagtagcagtcaatttggtttttattattttcaacttgcagtcaatttgatccttaCTATtaatttacaaacaaaaaatgattaCGTGAAAAACAATTTACACTATTGGTatgtttaatattaaaaaattaaatgagacacTAACATGTCTAAATTTTAGTGGCTACTTTAACACTTAGATGGTAAAAAATAGTCATTGTCAacttctaaaaatagttttattttcttaagtcATGTTAACGAATGTCcttaaagtaatttttaataaactattggagcattttaatattaattaattaaaatgaataaatattacaacataaatgtaaagatgtgggagtgaatatgaaagatgaaaaattattgtgtactcccagagtatcataaatgcatactctcccctctcacatgaatgatagGTCCTACCATGACTTTAATTAGTGAGAcacaccattcatgtgagaagggaaatactattttttaatagtcaatttaataaataaaaaaaatcaaaagaggAGAATTTTATCCTAAACTCTTTAGAAAAGAGCCAACAGATTAATAAACAATCTACGTGTATGAATTCCCCCAGTTTATGGCACACATGGCATTAGCATGTCATACGAGGTGCTCAACACTAGACAGATGGCAATCATTTTGCATGTGAAAAAACAAGGAGGATAAAATTTCGGTTAGGTTTAAGATGAAACCAAGCTCCTTCTTCATTTGGTGCTCACATTAGTCCATATGGCATGGCAGAGTTACTCTCCCATTTTCTTTCCCTTCCACTCTCACCTCAACCAAACTCTTTTcccttccatttttcttttcccttttgaccttttccattccctccttctcactccaaccaaacatagtgTAAGGGTCAAAAATGTACTTTGCTGGCCCCTACCCCACCTGGCTACACTCAGTTCATAGGTAAATTCAAGGTTCACAATATTTTGTATTAAGCCTCAAAATAACAGGCTCATTTCACACTAAAAATCCAAGATTGCATGTTATCTATTTCATCCATCAAATCAGAACTAGACATTACAGGCTCATTTCACACTAAAATCCAACTATTTACCAAGTTTGCATGTTATCTATTTCATCCATCAAATCAGAACTAGACATTAACATGTATGTAACTATTGTTTACTAGAAGTTTAGCCTGTTAcagtttacccaaaaaaaaaaaaaaatcagtgttATAGAACTATAGTATCATCCAGAAATTCAAGAATATCCCGTACAAACATCAAGAAAATCAACATCCAGGTGTCACATCATCCTTCAAATATTCATGGTCCAAGGCATCTTTTGCAGTTATTCTTTGACTCGGATTGATGCAcaacattttctgaaaaatgGAACAAAAGGTCATAATGAATTCAGCAATAATTATGGTAAATAATATAGAGATCTTAATTTCTATATTTAACCATACCGAGAGAAGGTCAAGCCCAGCAAGATCCAATTCTGGGACTAAAGTTGTGATGTCCTGtatagcaagaaaattctaagtagAATATAAATTCAATGCAAGTATTTTAGTAAAATCACCAACATGACTAACCATTAAAAAAAGTCATATCACCTGAGGAGGAAACTTG
This genomic window contains:
- the LOC115969621 gene encoding F-box/FBD/LRR-repeat protein At3g26920-like, which encodes MSDHISELPDDILTNILSSLTLRDSVKARLLSPRWRHISAPISTLQFDLFTMFGIEYDENKGYFDTLPANFVNELKPRFLTAVDQFLQQYRAPKIGTLKIHFCLGNEYASHIDNWVAFAARMEAKKIDFYFSSFHQQNENYSFPCHLLNSHLKHLRLGACTFRPSPEHRNLLSSLATIDLSNVNLDTNNDVESILLGCLNLECLVLRNCRLPMRLCIHGHQLFKLKTLIVHQNVPLFPWHIELNSIDLETFEFRGFLGTFTFVAVPCLEKVNMFFFPECVDVLHSVFNELPSNLPQLQNLSLTLGSQNALPIPEIMPTFTSLKQLELSVMVTTSFDLLPIIFILNASPILEKFYLKLRRMSSSGQIQTRDCSNRLHLHLKDIRISGFYEQSNVMEVAIYLLKNAVALERMVVDVKDDLKTREKVYDLLMKEKVNSRVELIVNYEN